The Glycine soja cultivar W05 chromosome 19, ASM419377v2, whole genome shotgun sequence genomic sequence gggttgggtcgggattggtcaagattggttttgggcaatagcaccccacccgacgtccccaaggtctcctgacccccgcgacatatctccaagtaccactctgtggtcaacgaataaaagcaggaaatttcacccttctacacttcctcttttcaagcttgtaggattatggggtacccatcacatatggtactaggtggcggtcagGCGATGGTGCAAGACAattctccacatccacaaatcacgtataaacccaccatcccctgttgcccacctccaactgagctcacgtactcccacgtagcccttatcctcgttcctctcaacgccgggtccccatcaaccctcTCAAGCTCCCACAACATCCAAGAAATTCAACATCCCATCATCACAAACTAACAaaaccaagcaaaacagggcaaaggcagaaactctgcccaaaatacaactcaaaatcacagcttttcacatACAAATACCCCAGTAAAATTTCCTTcattccaattcgttaaccgttggatcgactcgaaaattttactaggagtctctagtacataagtctacattttgaccgttgggatctgctagcaaacatctagaactcattctgtactactctttccacaaccagcaaatacatagcatttttctgcacttatacaaaattctgttgcacatttcaacagcaaaattctgcataaagtgcagatttcgaaatcaCACTTTCtctcatccaattttgcccaaatcgaatcctacaagtcccaaatcatgtctaaaccaaggacaagcttcaaaccacagcaacacgaaatctaggtatccaaaacccctccatttaatggattttcatggtttgagaagtgaaattgagaatgggataaatttggagcaaactctcacctcacacaagtctataacatcaatttaaacttgctcaaactggatttacacctaaaattccaccgaatcaaaatttgactcctcaacacccaattttaccctagaaatggctctttgttcactttggtcatttgtttttctttctagcacagcccaaactttctcataagtcctaaatgacatttcaagctaggattaactcactttaacctccaaatgccactaaatccagatttggccttccaactctcaaaactCACTCTTtctccactcataacaccatattctcactttctaaccctaggttactctacccttcatctctaacagttttccataagcaatttcagcacataaacatcacaagcatcatcataaaaaccctaaaactgaatgggtaagcttaactcatccaaacatggcaagttcaacatgctttcaacaaatttcttcacaaataactatcatgaagcagaaacctagcaaaactacccatcatatctcccaaaacccaatacccacgaaaatcaagtgagaaagaagtctacccaaacctgaaatttcgaggtCCCACATgtagagatgcgcttcacgactccgaaaatgccttcctttcgcgatttggagcagaaatgggcaccaaaggttggagctttaatGGAGTTTCAATGGAGTATGAAGAAGAAGACAATGGcaacgtgagagagagagaaaagagctttctgaaattttctttggctgagtgaggagagagaaaacagctttttggttaaaaagaaaagctttttctcttttctattattttattttaagttatgccacatgtctccatttgagtggagcaaaaggcccacttttctcttgatgtgactcatgctcagccacatgaagagaaaaatctgaccttttgaaatgccaaaatcctgcctcggtttgtgtGTCGTTCCTTTGGTTCCggtccctcgcgtttctctgcgcccgtcggggccagtttttgaaagtaggcaatatatatatcgaaacgctcagaataaagccccgagcgtggttcagaggttggttttgttaaattctaagtcgcaggcaaaacgatgatttttagactaattaattaagaattaacctataaccttccagttatggatttctcttccttaattagcctaacccgcgtatcttgcccccactattcctacttctacctggaacatatatgcatatacactaaataatacttatatatatataatcattcaaaatacatcgttttcaaaaattccaggtagaaatttccaggatgtcacagactacttctaggaattgatttagaacatgttatgaactaaataacatgcatgaattagactcaaaataaaaaagataggctaagaatgacaagaatacatgaacaaatgtatctagaattcaatcaacaaaataaaaattcaacacaaacttagaacataatgtgacaattactatgactaaacatgactctaagacaacatggattaagtgatttacacttagatttttgtgtttttttttctaatcaatatgttggaagaaaatttagatataaaggttcagcacaagaatatcatgaatgaaaaatgatagaacctaaaatcaacacaaaaacaagattcaagagtagatctacaaaatttgaaccatagaaatgcaagaacaagtgtagatctaagatttaatcggtttattttttttaatctactcttaacagaaccaaaccacaagaaaatggaggatatacatggagaataagatgaagaacaaggaattaaagagaattcaccgaacaaaacgatagaggaagcaaaagaacatcacctagatgaagatgctctgataccacatgatgtaagctccattggagcttgtaggcctaggatcttcttcatcaatggattcctttgcttcttggaagatgaatggcagcggaatagaGAAGGatgagagagaggagacgccacttcaaggagaatatgagtctagaagaagctcaccaccataggaggccatggataagagcttggaggaagaaggagatgaatgaagggagagggagagaagagcacgaaattttgtgctctaaaagagctttgaaatctgaagtttaatttttgaattatcaaagttccaaaaaatgcacacacatgacctctatttatagcctaagtgtcacacaaaattggagggaaatttgaacttcaattcaaattttacttgaatttgaaattgaatttgtggagccaaaatttcactaattatgattagtgaattttagttatggttcagcccactaatccaagatcaattccaagattctccactaagtgtgcttaggtgtcatgaggcatgtaaagcatgaaggacatgcacaaagtgtgactatatgatgtggcaatggggtgtagtaagcaaatgctcacctcctcctctaaaatttaattggattgggcttctaccaattcaattaaatttatttccaaccacacacatcatatattcacttagtgtatgtgaaattataaaactacccctaatacaaaaactagtctaggtgccctaaaatacaagggctgaaaatccctatatttctagggtaccctacctacattatggagccctaaatacaagacccaaaattaatgaaactttattctaatatgtacaaagataagtgggctcgtacttagcccatgggcccaaaatctaccctaaggctcataagaaccctagggccttctcttgcatctttggccaaatctacttggagtcttctatccaatgcccttgcggggtaggattgcatcagttgtGATGGTGTAATCCTGTTGGCTTGGAAGGTTTCATCGTTGCAATGGAGGTGTCGTTGTCATTGTTGTCGTTGTGGAGCATGCCCTCTTCACCTCATGAAGCAATTATAACTTGTGCACAAGGTTGACATTAGATTAGtccaattttcaaaataaaaaaagctaaACTTTTAGGTTTTGATAATACCTTCTCATCCATAATATCCAAGTGTTTGTTATCCTTAATTGAAGAATCTATTGAGAGGTTTTTATCAATGTCGTTGTCTTTTCTTAGAGTATCAAAATTATCCCCTTTGAAATTGGTGTTTGAAGAACTTGAACTTGAAGTTTTGACCTTATGTACTGAATCTACATATAGAGTTTTCTCAACAACAAGGTTTTCACAACTTGATTCAAATTCAGTGCTTTCAAATGATAATGATTTGCTGCAAGCTCAACGATGTGGATAAATATCATGCTTAGATTTTTCTGTTGTACTAAAAAAAATCTCCCTTAAAgtgaaataataacaaaaacaatataaagGTAGGTATTAGATAGTGACAGTTTTTAACCGTCactcttttaattaattgttttaaaattaaaatattaacggGACACTAAAATTTGCTAACAAAACTCGTAAGGACCAAAATGAGAcacttttaaaaacttaaactaTCATAATGaaactttcaaaatttaatgtaacaacatgaaacaaatgcAAAACAGAACGAACCAAAAGTAACATTAAACCCTTTTATTTATTGGTGTAGAGGTTCAAAAGGACATCGCTTTCGGTCCATCAACCTTGAAATACAAGGTTCTAATGCATGCTTgaccaaccaaaaaaaaatcgtGATAAAAAGTAGGATGTATCTATAAAACAAGTATTAAGATCTCTCTATCATAAGCATAAGAATAAAGTTTAACGATGCTTCAGTTTCCACTTGGGAAGGAACATGGTTAGTTGAAGATTTACTTAAGTTAAGCTTGCACGCCCACCAGTCATCACTTCTCttcctaagttttttttttttaacatatatctGGTGAGAATTCAGAATTTAGCTGAAATTATTTGAGCACAAGTTTTTGTGGCAGATCAAAAAAATATTCTGGTCAAACTTTGGGCTTATTGGGTTCACATACACATTATTATTGGGCAAAAATTTAAGAGATACCTATTGGACTAAATATCCGTTATTGTTCAAGGTAAATTGAGCGACCTAAGAATAAAGTAGGAAAAGTAGAGCGCCACAATTTGCTGTTGCTTTCATTTAGCCAACAcaaattgttttgatttttttaatatttaattataacattttaaataattccctcagaaaatatcaataatttggaATTTTCAACAGAATATAGATTGTGTTTTAGGACAGTTGGAACTAAACGACTCCTAAGAGGCTAAGACACTAAATATATGAATTACCAAGTAAAAGACACTAAATATATGAATTACCAAGTAAAAGCACCACTTCAAAGCACCTTTTCTTTGTGTCCTCAGCAACTTCGTGGAAACAATTCTAATTCATTATTTGTACATGAACATGAATCCTCCTAAAGGCCAACAAGAGGCTTCATGGCACAAAATAATCTAAATTCCACAATCAATCAGTAATTCCAACAGAAAGCGCTACAAAATCAAAATGCCGAGCATCCTtgatttgcttttttttttttttcaaagttctGTATCACATAATCTTATCATCAACTCAGAAACCATTCTTCGAGCAAAGGGTATATAACTGAGGCTATACCTGTAACAACGTGGAACTATTAATGATCTACATAAAAGTAAAACACAAACATTAAAAGGATTCCTTTGAAAATGTTCGTTAAACAGGGTGGCTGTTGAAAGCAAAATTACCAAATAAGGGCACCGATCTCGATTATGATAGCAATTATGGTCAACACTTTGCTATGAATCTACAAAACAGGAATATCAGTTACCCATTCAATTCAACTAAGAAAGGCTGATGAAGAGGCCATGAAGTCATTATACAAATTGAAACAGCTTGCTTGATTATATTAACAAATTCAAAATGCTAACAATAAGAATTTGTCAGTGTGCATTATCAGATTGGGTAAGTATTAAGTAAACAACGGCTGAAAAGATTGTTTAAATTTCCTCACTAATCTCACTTTTTATAATTAGCAACTGAAGGGAACATTAAAAAATGCAAGTTATTAGTATATTCAAACAGTAGATACGTAATATATGGAGCCTGTAGAGATAAAGGAGTAGGGCTTACCCAGAGAGCACAGATAAGTGCTATAACCACACATCCAAGGTATATGGCTGTTGCAAAAACGCGAACAGGGTCAACCATCATTCCCAATTGTTGTGCAGGTCCAAGAAGAAAGGCTGTACTGCCAGAGACACAAAACGAAGTTGGATGGTCTATAGAACTAAATCCAGGAAATTGgaagacaaataaaaatgattcaaaCTTCCACAATCgcataaatattcaaaaataaatagaagtgtgtattagaagaaaataacaagaatgaaaaaaaaaacctgctTACATATTAGAAGAAaaggagaatgaaaaaaaaaaaaacatccagTCATATCaataaaaacatcaaaatgAGAAAAGAGCTCCATTAGTGAAGAGGACAAAGGAAACAGAAAATTCTTTATTGGCAAGAATGTTAAAGATTCAGGTAGCTTCATTTGTCATCATATTGTTAGCatgaaaagaattaaaatttgtgaaTCGTTGAATCGATATCTTACTGGACTAACCCATAATACCATCAACTCAAATGTTATATTGTCTATGCATATAGCATTggaaaagttattttaaatctCACAGATCAACAAGGAGAAAATTGAATCTACCTTCCAACTGCTAACAGGTTGCCAAAGGTGAACAATGCTGCAAATTTGATGGGTTTTGCAAAAACAATCATTGACTGCAAAATAGGGAGAGAGAAAAACAGTAAATAAATACactattttttaagttaaaaacaatttatttgaagttcctaaaattttaaaattagtagaGAACCAAGTTTTGAATGTTTTCATGTCAAGTCCTAAATGTTACACGACATAAgatatgatattaaaaaaaacaaagaaaacaaaaagttgaACGAGCTTTAAATGATAGGTAATTTACTAGAAAAGATTGAAACCATATCCAATATTACAAGAACTAGATATGGACACATGCAATGAGCCAATATCAGATTattttcaagaattttttttaaagataattaaagacATTAAAATGTAAATAGATGTATAGATATTCTTGAAATTGGATTGAGTTCTTGAGGTGAGGATTGCCCTAACCTTTATGAACTTTATTTTGGTCATATCTATAATCAATGTGAAATCTCAACATCCCCCTCCCCCCAATCCCAGGATTCCACACCTGGAGTGTGGAgattgttactttttttttgtgtgctGTACTGGGAAAGTCGCAGGGCAAGATAAATTGCACTGGGAAAACCGTGGGATTAGgtaattttttcaacttttaaggATAGCCAAATATCAAATCTATGACAGGCTcacaaaaaatcttatatttaggTAGCTGGGCCTAACTCAATCAAAAAGGCAGCACATAAGGTGAGGATTATCCAAGTCTATATAAGCTATACTTTGGTCATATCTATAGTTGATATAGGATCATAACAGATATAAATATCACtttttcttgaaatcaaatctaaaaaatatcaatacctATTAGGGTATAAGGatagaaattgaaataaataaccCCTGTAgccaagaataaaaaaaagtttggtgTATTAAAAAGCGTAGAACATCTATCTTAAGAAGGGTAATAATGAATAAATAGGAGTTATTATCATTCCAATTGTTGTTACAAAAGTTATTAGTACTTTTGTCATTCAAGGATACTTTTCACTGGTaattattcagaaaaaaaatactatcaatTCCATAACAAAACTGTTCATGCCCAGCCATGCAAGAGAAGCCATCTCAAGACTTTTGGTTGCTCAAGTTGATTAGTTGAGATGTCAATGTTATTTTGATTCTCAAATGCCATTTTGATGCTTAAAAATAACTATAATGCTGAATTAGGTTAAAAAATAACGTagacaaaaatcattttaaaatttaaagagatTATCCAGTCTTCAAACAatcatatttatcaataatcTCTTTCATGTGTaagaatttgatgaaattttaaaaagagcAACAGTAAACAACTAAAGAGGGAGAATAATATCAAAAGTTAGATTGTTGGTCCATCACAACTCTGACTAAGAGGTGGAGAATAGGGAgagtcttattaaaaaaatgaaattgttttAATCATTGATAGCAAAAGGAAgattaagaggaaaaaatgtttgCAGTTCTATGGGGTGCTTACTTGCTAAAAGGCTTCTAGGAGTAATCAGCCAAACTTACGAGGCAGGGAAAGAggtaaaatagtaattaaaaatgagTAACTGCTAGGGAATAGGAAAAGAATAGATGACttgagagaagaaaataaggggCATAACCAAAATGTGATAccattaataaattattgatgtggtaaaaagttaaatttggggatgtatcatttttaatccctcaaactaaaattttccttttttagtcctttgaatttctGAAATGCTTTTTTTTAGTCCCTCCTGTAGTCAAAAACTGACTCAACTTGTGCTTTCAAACCACCAAATATTAGTCAGGAGGGACTAAAACATCATTTCGCAAATTTGATGGACTaaaagcaaattttaatttgaggGATTAAAAAAGGCAAACCACAAATTGGAGGGATATTTAAGCCACTAATTTATAATGGATTCAGGTATTTTCTATATTACTAAATTTCTACACGTTGAAATCTAAATACATGATCACAAGTAAACCACATTAGTAATGTAATCTTAGAATTTAGGTTAACACCTAAAACAAGCCTACAAAACCGACCTATAAGTGAGGATTGCCCCTCACTTGTATATTATTTCTAGTCTATGTGGGACTTGAGTGGACTTGGTGCATGGATAATATGGTAGGTGACCTATCAATAGATCTAGGATAGACTTCAATACTATCTTAGAATTTAAGGAAAGGCTTAACTAAATCCTATAAAATCAGCTTGTAAGGTGAGAGTTGCCCCCTCCCCACCTGTATACTCTATTTTGGCTTGGTTTTTTtccaatatataaaaatatcagaaAGGAGCCAAAAATGTCTCTCACCAGTAACATGCAAGCCAGACCAGCAACCAAACAAGAAGCAAATCCATAAATTCTCTGCTTAGTCAACAACCAAAAATGTCATAAATTAGAGCTGTTAACGTTAAACAAAGAGTAAATAGCCAAATTCGTCCCTTAAAGTATGATACGGTGATAAATTGGTTCCTGGAAGATGGAAAATACAAATTTAGTCCCTAAATGTGCAAAGAGTGCAACAAACTAGTCCTACCGTTAAATTTGTGATTCCATTTGTCATTAAGTTGTAATGTTCAATGACTAATTTGACAATAAGTTGAATTATTCATGGATCAATTTAACATTAAGTTGCAAAGTTTAGGGGCCAATTAGTCATTAAATTGTTTGCAGACtaatttgttgcacttttttacATTCAGAgactaaatttgaatttttcatcttttaaagatCAATTTGTCAATGACTCACTTTCAGGTACAAATTTCACTATTTACccttaaataaatcaatttcaaaGAGCAAGAT encodes the following:
- the LOC114399038 gene encoding vesicle transport protein SFT2B isoform X2, producing MWNIARTLTGDNEDQEEGLLGEDSGGLCSLSTTQSMIVFAKPIKFAALFTFGNLLAVGSTAFLLGPAQQLGMMVDPVRVFATAIYLGCVVIALICALWIHSKVLTIIAIIIEIGALIWYSLSYIPFARRMVSELMIRLCDTEL
- the LOC114399038 gene encoding vesicle transport protein SFT2B isoform X1; the encoded protein is MWNIARTLTGDNEDQEEGLLGEDSGGLCSLSTTQRIYGFASCLVAGLACMLLSMIVFAKPIKFAALFTFGNLLAVGSTAFLLGPAQQLGMMVDPVRVFATAIYLGCVVIALICALWIHSKVLTIIAIIIEIGALIWYSLSYIPFARRMVSELMIRLCDTEL
- the LOC114399038 gene encoding vesicle transport protein SFT2B isoform X3, which produces MWNIARTLTGDNEDQEEGLLGEDSGGLCSLSTTQRIYGFASCLVAGLACMLLSMIVFAKPIKFAALFTFGNLLAVGSTAFLLGPAQQLGMMVDPVRVFATAIYLGCVVIALICALWIHSKVLTIIAIIIEIGALI